The genome window gcctctgttaaagaggcaGGTTGTTTCTTTCtccaggaagttggcaactctaatgaaATCTGTTCTTTTACTACTATAACTCTGGATTATGCAAAGTAATAAGAAAAAAGAGTGCCATTTCTTCAGTCCATCCCCTCACAAGGTTGAAGCACCGGGTTTCCAGGGTAAACATGGTatgcatctagggttgccaggtccaggttgggaagttcctggagatttgggggtggaacctggagagggcagcagGTATGTGGAggtgaggggcctcagaatggtacaataccatatagtccaccctccaaagcagccattttctccaggggaactgatctctatcacctggagatcggttgtaattccaggagatctccagctaccacctggaggctggcaaccctatatgcatcccttcttctctttctttcaaaaattaAGTATCAAAACACGCCCCTGACCGCATATTACATGAAAGTGtcctaaaagcagacaatttTACCAGACTTAACTTGCATGGTGACAATGGGTGCAAAAATTAATCTTTAATGATGCAAGCTGGCATTTACTTTCCAAGAACAAACGAGCCTtcagggagagccagtttggtgtggtggttaagagcggcaggactctaatctggagaacagagtttaattccctgctcctccgcttgaagccagctgggtgaccttgggtcagtcacagctctcttagagctctctcagccccactcacctcacagggtgattgttgttgtggggataatagtaacatactttgtaaactgctctgagtgggtgttaaatcatcctgaagggcggtatataaattgaatgttgttgttattctgtcctGCATGATGCAAATAGCATCGATCACCACTCAAGGTTATGTTTATACGAAGATTCACCAGTGAACACCTTGTGGTGACTTTTCCACATTCAAAAATTTAATCCAGAGTCGCTGAAGAATTCATGCACATTTCTCATTTGAATGGCCGTGTTGTGCAGGTCCCTGGTGAAATCATTACGTGAAAGGATTAAGAAACTCTTACCCATCGTCCTTTCCCGAGCCTGAACAGAACATGgatttcataacaacaacaataatttttatataccactcttctggacagattagtgtcagaGCAGTGAATGAAGTCAGTGTAATATTATCTCCGCAAAacacctggggagctgggctgagaggcgtggcttacccaaagccacctgctgagctcatggcaggagtgggattcaaaccagcagagtgctgcattgcagcccaaccatttaaccagtATGCTACACTATTTGCACTATTTGCAGATTTGCACCTGTGGCCATTTTTAAACAGGCTATTAGGACAATATTGGCTCTAGCTAaagatcagggaagggaggggctcTCCTGAATTTATCCATCGTGCCCCAGAGCCCTCTGGCTTTCTATTTTACACAAACAGATTTCGAATAGGGGGAGAGATGGAGGGTCACAAAGAGGAAGAGGCAATAGGAGGACAGATTTAAATAATTTAAGAGGTACAAAAATAACACCAATTAAATATGGTCCCTGTGAAGCAAATCAAGGACCAGGGTTTCTGGAAAAAGCGAAGATCTCCTTTCTAGACCACATAAAGTGAACACAGGCGAATATACATGTCTTTAAGCTTGGACTGGGCAGAATGCTGCTGGACCACTGGCCAATTGATGGTGGAAGAACTAGCCCTACTGGGTAGGGGGACTCTTGCCAAGAACGCTGCCCTAGGTAGACCCCAACCAGTCCCAGCTACAATTGCATATCCAGAACCACAGAGCACCCTTTCGTAAGGTCAACATTCAAACCACACATGGCCCTAGGAGACTGTGAACGGCTCTCCCACTTTttggcattttattttaaattgcaaCTGTGCAGGGCCCCGATTCAGTCTATCCTGTACATGCACTCTTGATTTATAAAACTGATAACTCTTGGTGGATCCAaggtaaaacattttttttttttaaaaaaaggccctGCAGGGCTGCCATCAGCCCGGTCTCGCTGGAGCAGAGCTCCGTTCACATCTCTGTTTGAAATCTGGACCTCTCAAGGAAAAAAACGCTCCAAGAACATTTTGAATGCAATTCATGTATCTTCACTTTTCCTGTGTTTCGTAAGGAGAAACGAGGGAACTGGGACACGGAAGGGCTCCAAAACTATTCAAGGTTCACAGAGGATCCCTGTGGATATCCACTTTTTATTTGGGTGGTTTTAAATTtgtagggggggaggggggaatgggacAGGCTGGTCTGGGGGTGAGGCTGGCAGAATATTCCTATGGGCAGCTGCAAACCAGCCAGTGTAGCACAGCAGCCCGACTACAAAGAAGCAATAAAATTGCTGATCCAACTGTCTCCGTAAGAGAGGAGGGGCTTAGCCCAGGCAGAGGCAAAGCAAGAAGAAGCAGGTAAAAAGGAACCGACCCCAGGTAGAtggagcagagggagggggccaGGAGACCCCCACGGACTGAGAGCCATTCTTACCGGCTCCATTCTGCAAcatttccaccccctcccccaaactccgTCCTGAGCAACCTCCAGTTTGGGAGACTCTCTGAATAAACTCCAGCAACTTTGTCATATTTCTCCTGAGCAGTCAAAATCATTTGGGTTTTGCGGAAGAGAAAGagctcctaccccccccccctccacagaaGCTCTGTTCCGTTTCTTTGTCTCCCTCTgccaaatggggtggggggactccTGACGGAGAGGGTGGGGCATGTTGCTCTCAATATGAAAAGGGGACATGGGtgctatttttttcctttgatcGTTCAGATTTCTGTCCTGCAGAAGTTCTCCTGCGCATGCCACATGGAGGTGCTTCCCATGGCAGAGAACTTCCCGCTGGGACTTCTGTCCCGGATGCAGCATCAGAACTGGTGGTTCCATTTTCCCGACCGCTGCTTCCAGTTCTTAGAAAAGCGGCACAGACATTTGCCAAGTCCCTCGACTGCTGCCGCCCATCTCATTAATCTCAATCATTGGAATATTATTAAAGAGTCAAGAGAATAATGCCCGGAGCTGGATGGCCCAGGCCagcccgatctcagaagctaagcggggtcagccctggtcagaaTTTGAATGGGGGGCCACCTGGAAAGGCtttaggcagaggcaggcaatggccaagcCCCTCTTGCCTCCGAAAGCCCAGCAGGATCTTTGCGCTCACTTGGCTATTCCAAGTCAGATACGGGAAGCGAAGCAGGGTCGCCCCTGGTTAGGACTAGGCTGGGAGCCACCAGGGAAGTTGAGGGTCACCAGGCAGAGGCAGGCACCTCGTCTGCCGCTTGCCTCGGGGATGGCCATAAGCCGGCTGCGGCTCAAAGGCACCTTCTAGGCTCCTGACCTTTACCGGGCGCCTCTCTTCCCTCTTTGCCGGGGCAAACACAAGAGACTGGAGAATCCCAGGCTCTCTCTAGCCCGGACCCCGGACCTCGCATCATCACAAGCCCTCCGGGGCGGGCATTTTATTAACCAAAACTGGCACAGacgagcaagattcgggtccagtagcatctccaagaccaactagatttccaggacatGAGAGCCAAATTGGCaacaccccacccaccctccacctgGATTATAAAGAGTCACTCCTTTTGCCACTCCTTGTACCTGGGGAAGGGGGCTCTGCCTCTGGAAAGCGCATCCCCTGCAACGCTAGTTGGTCTccagggtgctgctggacccgaacccccctcttccactgcagacccccaGCTCCCTATGGCACAGTGCCCTTTCCGCTTCCAAAAGAACTCCTGGCGCTCTCCCCCTGCCCAGTGCTGGGAGCCCCTCCGGCCCCGGCGGCGCCCCTCTCTCCCACCTGCAGGCGTACCTGGAAAGAAGCCGCCTCTGCTCGGAGGCGCCCCGATGTGCGGCCGAGGGGCTCACCTGCCGGCGCGGCGCTCCGGAGCCCCAGCCGCCCTTCCAGCCAAGCGCGGCGCCGAGGAGGGGCTGGGCAGGGGGCGGCGAAGGGCATCCTCGGCgggcaggaggggtgtggcttgCACGCGGGGGGAGACCCAGGCGGGGGGAATCGCACACAGGGGAGGCGCGTGCACGGGCCAGGCGCGCCCCCGAGGGCCGCCAGCGGAACAAAGGGGACAAAAGGCGGCGGGCGCCTGACCCGCCGAGGCTCGCCGAGGCTGCGCCGGGAAAGAGGAGGCGCCTTGGGCGGCTCTGCGGGGGAGAGCAGGGGCGGGGCACGGGGGGGCCGGGGGGGTCCTGCCCctcctccccacctcccacctccgATGGGGGGGGTCGGCTTCTTCCTTACCTCTTTGGCCCCGGTGGATTGTGGGAAACTCCCCAAAGGTAACGATGGGGAGTGATGATGGGAAGCAGCAGCGAGCCGACCGAGGACCCGCTGAGCCGGTCAAAGCGgctcccctcacccccccccccagcccacctaGAGGCAGGAGGGACACGGGGAGGGGCAGCCCACCTGGGGGCCTGATGAGGCTCCATTCTCCTCAAGCGGGACGGGACACGCGCGGCTGGGAGGGGTCGGCCGGCTGGTTTCGGAGGGACCCCCAGCCTTGCGGAAgagaggggcggggcgggggcttTGGTGAGCTGACAGACGGAGAAGAAAGCTTgaaattgctctctctctctctctctctctctctgtgtgtgtttaagaCCCTCTTTGGGAAAGTTGCCaactttttaaagaacaaaactcgggtccagtagcaacttagcAGTAGCAACTGAACCCGAATCTTGCCCTTCTATTatagaccaacagggctacccacctgaaaccaattttttaaaacagctccgctcctgtgcctttaacaacgGCTGGGAGCGTAAGGAGGAAGCGCCAGAATCTCTAATCACGGGAACCCCGTTCACAAGTTACAGAGAAAGCGGGTAcaagcctccaggtgatggccggagatctcccggaatagCAAGTGCTCTCTAAGCCAAAATCAGTTCTCCTTgagaaagggctgctttggactcTAGGGCATCATACCCTACTGaagtctcccccgccccccccccccaaaaccctgccctctctttTGTCCACCCGCCccaatctcccggaatttcctaagctggagctggcaaccctgacctAGCGTCCCCTTGATATTTTTCAATAGGTTCCTCGAGAGCAACTCGTATATTCCCTTCCGCGCCTGCGACCCCGCATTTCTCCAGGCGCTGGTTTCATACAGAAAGTGGCCTTGCAAACTCCCGTGCCAGCAGGACACACGTGCGCACACTGTAACACGTGAACAGGGCTCACCTCTCCGTAGCTGCTAAAAGCCTCGTCTGCTACAAGCGCAGGGGCCTGGCCGAGCGGGAGAAGTTGGCACCCAGTGCTGCCAGTCCTTTGCGCTCCAGGCCGGGCTGCAGGGAGATGGGCGGCGCGCCCAGGGTGCGCGGCGGGCGGCAGGACCCGGCGGAGGCCAGGCGGGCGCGTCAAACGGccgctgctcctcctcctcctcttcctcctccgccATCACCCTCCTCCCAGGACTGGCTGCTGCGGCGGATGAGACCGGCGAGGCCATCCCAGGCGCGCTGACTCGGAAGTAAGCCCACCGTTTCCAACGCAGCTTGCTCCCAAGTAAAACGCATGCTTGGTTAGTTGGTTACGCCAGTGTAGGAGCGGGGAAGGGATTGCATGGGGGGTGGAAATGCAACGGGCACGCCTAAGGTTGCAGACAAAGGGGACGCGCGGCGTATTTACTCGCAAGCAAGCCCACTGAGTTCGCCATGGCTGAGTTTTCGTCTCTCGAAAGGTTAGATCGGGTTGGTGCCCCTGGACTCCAAGCCGGCTGCGATTTCTGTGGCTCGCCCCCAAGCAGGCGTGCGTGGGACCGCGGCAGGAAtgcttactcggaagtaagccccGCACGGcgcccagagcaggctggccgcCTGATTGAGCCGGGGAGCAATCCTGGGGATGTTTTCTCAGAAGCCGCACTGAATTCCAATGGGCTTACTTGCGGGAAGCTGGAGCAGGAGCGCAGCCTTCCGATTGTGATGGCTGTTCCTTGGCTCTTTTGTTTGCCTGCAACACCGAAGAAAGGCTGCACTCCTGTGCATGTTTATCTGGGAGTAGACCCATTGAATAAAGTGGAACTCCCTTCTGAGTCAGCGTGCAGCATTTGGGTTGCACAATATTGTGTGCCACGCTGTGAAGCTGTCTGTATCTGTAATGCTGATGGACTCTTATTTTATACTGTGGCTTGTTTTATGTGTGTATGAATACATCGTTATCTACTCTGAGCCggtttgcagggagagcaggctacaaatctaaataaataaataaataactcatgGGCCATAAGAGACTCTCAAGGTAACCCTGAAGCCAGTCGGTGGTGCCACAAAACTCAGGCCTTTCCTTCCGCTCCCTTTTTTCCAAGGTGGAGGTGAAAGATGACCACCCTCACGCGGCAGGATCTCAATTTTGGCCAAGGTAAGGAGATTAATATCCTTTCTCCTGTGCAGATGCTGAATCTCTTCAAGTGTGCTGAGACTGTTCATTTTTCACAGTGTGTGTTGGTCTCTTCCTTTCTGTAgtaaattattatttattcagtttataaTCTGCTCTTCCCACATGCCCAAGTTTGCAGACAAAGGGGAGGTGAGGtgtatttactcaaaagcaaGCCCGCTGAGTTTGCCATGGCTGATTTTTCGTATCTTGAAAGCTTAACTTGTGTTGGTGCCCAGACAGAGGAGACCATTTGTGTATGGAAAAGGAAAGTTCAGCACTGTTGATTTCCAAGCAGGGATGAAAAACCAACTGCCAGAATTTCTTCTCCTGGTCAGCTATTCACAGCTAACCGGGGTTAGCCCTGCTTTGaaaaatacagaaagagaaaataatttaCAGGGAAAGAGATGGGAAAACCTGCTGCCTCTTGCTAAGGAACCACCCTGAGATTTGGTGCTTTCGAGACTTTCCTTTTCCCATAAATTGTGGCTCAATTAAGAGCGGTGTCCTAATTGGGGTGGGCCCTTCTCTGTGATGGCGCTTCAGTTGTGGGATTTGCCTTTCCCCTGTAGAGTTACTTGGCACCAGCGTTCGCATATTGATGCCACCTCTCTGAAATGTATGGTTTTGCTTCTGGACTTCTTCTACTTGCTGTCAGGCGGGTAGCTGAGTTGGCctgtagaagaagagcaagatccaggtgcagtagcaccttaaagatcaactagatttccacagtatgagctttcaagaatcaaaactCCCTTACGAAGTTTCTGACAAAGATATCTGATGGAgctcagactctcaaaagcttctaccctggaaatttaattgttcttcaagatgctactggacccaaatcttgctctggtACCTGCTCTGAATCAAatgctgaatttatttatttattatttattatattggatttttagtccgccctccccaccaggtgggctctgggcggagtacaacatttcaaattacataaatacagttaaaaacagaaaaaacagtatacaaataacattaaaataacTTTATACAATGCATTGTGTTTCGattttaaactgctttgagttttgTTAAATTCAAAAGAGGGctaaaaatgtcttaaataaaaataaacaatggccgtttccacatgacttaccagcCGACGAAACATTccacaaaacacccagaagatagcgtcttctcgcgtgaaatcacgccaggaagacggtTTCACccaggagttttgtgcgaaatagcgtcttcctggcgccattttgcacaagaagatgctatcttctgggtgttttgtggAACATTTCGTTGGCCGGTAAATCATGTGGAAACGTCCCTTGTTAGCCCATTCCCTAATGCACCTGAATCGAATCACACCAGAGACCCCTGGCTTTCATTTTCCCAAATGGGCATTTTCCGTTAAATAAGCTCCTGCTCATCAAAGCATTGGTTTAATCTCTTGATCAGATTACTACTGCAAACATATTTGTTTACTTTGAAATTCACTGGGTCTTACTTCCAATGGAGGGTGCACAGGTTGCAGTCTCAGAGATTTTAGCTCAgattttaatttttgaaattgATGATGTTTTCTGAGTGAACAAAAACAGACTTAATTTTTCCCCTCCACCTGCTTCGTTCCAGCCATCAATTCAGTTTCTCCGTTTCCTTTCTTCAGTTGTTGCTGACGTGCTTTCTGAATTTTTGGAAGTGGCTGTTCACCTCATTCTTTATGTCCGGGAAGTCTATCCCACGGGGATTtttcagaagaggaaaaaatacaacatacCAGTCCAGGTGAGAGCAAGACTTGGGTCTCGAAGGAATATGTGCACAGCCTGCCTTGATGGCATATAGCTGAGAGTTAGGAAGAGAAAATATAGAATATTGTAGTAATAATAATCAAAATCCCTTGTTTGAACAGATGTCTTGCCACCCGGAGTTGAATCAATACATCCAAGACACCCTTCATTGTATCAAACCACTGCTGGAAAAGGTGAGTCTACAAAACTCACAACTGAGCTGAGGAATCATAgcagctttttctctctcttaccCCGCCGTTCccttcattttcttcttcttgagATGTTCCAGTGATGGCAAGTATAGCAACAGCTGTTACTGAAGCAGTTTCATTTAGGAAGAATATATACAAGATTTTGCAGAACTTTCGGACAAACAAaataggagggggaaaaaaaaccctgctctctTTTCAGAATGACGTGGAAAAAGTTGTGGTGGTCATCCTGGACAAAGAGCACCATCCGGTGGAGAGGTTTGTTTTCGAAATCACGCAGCCGCCTCTGCTGTCCATCAGGTGAGTGCCTACTTGGAGAAAGGAGCTGGACTGTGCATCTTTTACTTGCCACAGATGGCTTCATTTTTAAACACGCTCAAAATTGCACCACGCAGAGATTCATGCTCCTCTTCATTTTGTCCTGTCGAGGGTTTGCTGTCCATCATAACCGATGGTGTGAACGCATTTCGATCTGCAATGCAAATCTTTCCTCTTTGTTTCCCCCCAGCTCCGATTCCCTCCTGAACCACGTGGAACAGCTGCTGCGTGCTTTTATTCTGAAGATCAGCGTGTGTGACGCAGTACTGGATACCAACCCACCAGGTTACTCTACAGGGGGAAAAAGTTTTCTAGCTGCCTTGCTGAGATTTCTAGTTTGTTCCTCCTTCTCAACGTAGTGGTAGTTAGCAGTGACAAGACCCAAtgtaacttattttttaaaaagcaagctgaATAGCAGGTTTGTTACTTGCTTTTTCTGCTAGCTTTCTTAGCCATTGGCTGGACTGCTGGTGATGTCATGGGATGTTTACAGCTGTTCAAAATCGACCAGGTGCAGGAATTCAGTTTCTGAAAACAGTATTTAAATTGGAACAAAGGCTGCAAGGGAATGCATATAATTATTACCTGAAACTTAAAACCAGCGTTCAGCCCAGAAATAAccctaaataaatatatttgtacttaaagaaaaaaatcagattttgcaCCAAGAAACATATTTGTATCCTATGCTAGTACTTAATGAGAACTAGAAGGTTGCATTCTCTTCCTCCAGTGCATGCAGAGAAAGTCTATGTGCAACCTTGCTTATAATGCTAAATTCTCGGATTGTGTTTTTCATGCTAGTTAAATACTTTTTTATGGTTTATATTATCCTCCTTTCCTGGGGGAGGCAGGATCTTCCCTTTACTACAGTTTAAGGGAGTTCTTTTGGGTACCCAGCAACCACAACCCCCTCCTCAGCTATTTGCAGTTTACTCCAGAGTAGCAGATGAGTCTGTCTAGTAGCTGTCCTTGCTTTCCCTCTTCCCAACTTAATGTTTTCCCTATGGAAGTGGCCAAACAGTTGGCCAGTGGAAATTGCAGTTCTGATGATCACCCTGCTGCCTGACCCCCAGAGCGCAAGGGATAAGGCTTGGATTCTGTCCCCAAAAGCATCTGCAAACTCCAGCTTTTTAAAACAATCTGTTAACTCTGTTCCCCCCTCTCACTTTTCTTTGCAGGCTGCACTTTCACCGTCTTAGTCCACACAAGAGAGGCTGCTACTAAGAACATGGAAAAGATCCAGGTGATCAAGGTAAGAGCAGACCAAAGGAACTGCACAATCTGCAAAGGATCACACGATTGACCTCTCCATAAGGGATCAATTTCTGGCAAACCTGAACAGCCAAAATAATCTGTCCTCTCTCTTATTGAAatctatttctttttttcctgtaaaTGGTGAATGGGCTGTTTCTTTCCCACCAGCCTCTTCTTTTGAAGATCTTTTTGCCTAGTTGAGAAGCATTAGCCTGTTTCCTCTTTTGCCAAGGCCAATTTACACAACGCCGTGACACTACAAAGTAGGTGGGG of Eublepharis macularius isolate TG4126 chromosome 17, MPM_Emac_v1.0, whole genome shotgun sequence contains these proteins:
- the MAD2L2 gene encoding mitotic spindle assembly checkpoint protein MAD2B is translated as MTTLTRQDLNFGQVVADVLSEFLEVAVHLILYVREVYPTGIFQKRKKYNIPVQMSCHPELNQYIQDTLHCIKPLLEKNDVEKVVVVILDKEHHPVERFVFEITQPPLLSISSDSLLNHVEQLLRAFILKISVCDAVLDTNPPGCTFTVLVHTREAATKNMEKIQVIKDFPWILADEQDVHMQDPRLIPLKTMTSDILKMQLYVEERAQKGS